In Ailuropoda melanoleuca isolate Jingjing chromosome 4, ASM200744v2, whole genome shotgun sequence, the following proteins share a genomic window:
- the LOC117802013 gene encoding paired box protein Pax-8: MPHNSIRSGHGGLNQLGGAFVNGRPLPEVVRQRIVDLAHQGVRPCDISRQLRVSHGCVSKILGRYYETGSIRPGVIGGSKPKVATPKVVEKIGDYKRQNPTMFAWEIRDRLLAEGVCDNDTVPSVSSINR; encoded by the exons GCCACGGAGGGCTGAACCAGCTGGGAGGGGCCTTTGTGAACGGCAGACCCCTGCCCGAGGTGGTGCGTCAACGCATCGTGGACCTGGCCCACCAGGGGGTGAGGCCCTGCGACATCTCCCGCCAGCTCCGAGTCAGCCATGGCTGTGTCAGCAAGATCCTTGGCAG GTACTACGAGACCGGCAGCATCCGGCCTGGAGTGATAGGGGGCTCCAAGCCCAAGGTGGCTACCCCCAAGGTGGTGGAGAAGATTGGAGACTACAAGCGGCAGAACCCCACCATGTTTGCCTGGGAGATCCGAGACCGGCTCCTGGCGGAGGGGGTCTGTGACAATGACACTGTGCCCAGTGTCAGCTCCATCAACAGGTGA